A region of Kribbella sp. NBC_01245 DNA encodes the following proteins:
- a CDS encoding nucleoside deaminase, with the protein MRDELLRRAIGLAQKARDLGEMPFGSLLAASNGDVLIEEWNTVLSGNDISAHPEFKLALWASRNLDSATAKTTTMYTSCQPCGMCTGAIERSGLGKVVYALATEQLNSLKPSGSTLTGFELDGPALFDEARVPIDGYYS; encoded by the coding sequence ATGCGGGATGAGTTGTTGCGGCGGGCAATCGGTTTGGCGCAGAAGGCGCGCGACCTGGGGGAGATGCCGTTCGGTTCGTTGCTCGCGGCATCGAACGGCGACGTGCTGATCGAGGAGTGGAACACCGTCCTCAGCGGCAACGACATCAGCGCCCATCCCGAGTTCAAACTCGCGCTCTGGGCGTCACGAAATCTCGACAGCGCGACGGCCAAGACCACCACGATGTACACCAGTTGCCAGCCGTGCGGCATGTGCACCGGCGCGATCGAGCGATCCGGCCTAGGCAAGGTCGTGTACGCCTTGGCCACCGAGCAACTCAACTCGCTCAAACCCAGCGGCTCGACCCTCACCGGCTTCGAGCTGGACGGCCCCGCGCTGTT
- a CDS encoding TIGR03619 family F420-dependent LLM class oxidoreductase, producing MQLGVNVPNFGPGTNPARLQEWAQTVEDLGYDVLMLSDHLAITPDVAAQYPAPFYEPFTTLAWLAGSTYRIKLGTSVLVIPYRHPLQIARMAANLNDLSEGRFILGAGVGWARQEYDVLGVPFDQRGRLTNDHLRAIREAWQDAADYRAGDIPIWIGGSSAAAMRRAVHLGDAWHPLRFRTNWLPDALKSMKALAAKANKPIPALAPRIILDLKNEPADDSRLVGEGTIDQVIGDLNALRDLGAEVVILDPFSGDPSETLRPEIAWQALATVAAEYRRAEDRREAMDHAG from the coding sequence ATGCAACTCGGCGTGAACGTCCCCAACTTCGGCCCCGGTACGAACCCGGCGCGCCTGCAAGAGTGGGCCCAGACGGTCGAAGACCTCGGCTACGACGTACTCATGCTCTCGGACCACCTCGCGATCACCCCCGACGTGGCCGCGCAGTACCCGGCGCCGTTCTACGAACCATTCACCACGCTCGCCTGGCTGGCCGGAAGCACGTACAGGATCAAGCTCGGCACTTCCGTCCTCGTGATCCCGTATCGCCATCCGCTGCAGATCGCCCGGATGGCGGCCAACCTGAACGACCTCAGCGAAGGCCGGTTCATCCTCGGCGCGGGCGTCGGCTGGGCTCGCCAGGAGTACGACGTACTGGGTGTGCCGTTCGACCAACGCGGGCGCCTCACCAACGACCATCTGCGGGCCATCCGCGAAGCGTGGCAAGACGCCGCCGACTACCGCGCCGGCGATATCCCGATCTGGATCGGCGGAAGTAGTGCCGCCGCGATGCGCCGCGCCGTACACCTCGGCGACGCTTGGCATCCGCTGCGCTTCCGCACCAACTGGTTGCCCGACGCACTCAAATCCATGAAAGCCCTTGCAGCTAAGGCAAACAAGCCCATCCCTGCGCTAGCGCCACGGATCATCCTCGACCTGAAGAACGAGCCAGCAGACGACTCGAGACTGGTAGGCGAGGGTACGATCGACCAGGTCATCGGCGATCTGAACGCACTCCGAGACCTAGGTGCCGAGGTCGTCATCCTGGATCCGTTCAGCGGTGATCCGAGCGAGACGTTACGGCCCGAGATCGCGTGGCAGGCCCTCGCGACCGTAGCCGCCGAATACCGACGAGCCGAAGACCGACGAGAGGCGATGGACCATGCGGGATGA
- a CDS encoding Lrp/AsnC family transcriptional regulator: MTEILDSTDWAILSEVQRDGRIALTELGRRVNLSASATTERLRRLESVGVITGYRAEVDLTRTGYAVLAVVRLKYPGSAHGPLHKLLGERFEILECLRTTGDDCYTLKVAATSMAHLEKVIDELAAFGSTTTNIVYTQTLPYRGPQQPAP, translated from the coding sequence ATGACCGAGATTCTCGATTCGACCGACTGGGCCATCCTCAGCGAGGTGCAGCGGGATGGGCGGATCGCGCTCACCGAGCTCGGCCGCCGGGTCAACCTCAGCGCCTCCGCGACGACTGAACGGCTGCGGCGGCTGGAGTCGGTCGGCGTGATCACGGGCTACCGCGCCGAGGTCGACCTCACGCGCACCGGGTACGCCGTACTGGCTGTGGTGCGGCTGAAGTATCCGGGCAGCGCGCACGGCCCGTTGCACAAGCTACTGGGCGAGCGCTTCGAGATCCTCGAGTGCCTACGCACCACTGGCGACGACTGCTACACCTTGAAGGTCGCGGCGACCTCAATGGCCCACCTCGAAAAGGTCATCGACGAACTGGCCGCCTTCGGCAGCACCACCACCAACATCGTCTACACCCAAACCCTCCCCTACAGAGGCCCCCAACAACCAGCACCATAA
- a CDS encoding sulfurtransferase — translation MTTPLISAADLLASSADVVLIDTTWNLVGPPGREAYDAGHLPGAHFVDLETELAAPPGKGGRHPLPEATIVEAALRRAGASNDSAIVVYDAANSMAAARAWWVFRYFGATNVRVLDGGLADWKAAGGAVVTEVPAAGSGSFVAHAGGMPVLDADAAAERATNGVLLDARAPERFAGEVEPIDPVAGHIPGAVNAPATANVVPEGLFLAPEELRSRFKSLGADGSTPVGVYCGSGVTAAHEALALEIAGVESDLYVGSWSEWITDSSRPIATGR, via the coding sequence ATGACCACCCCCTTGATCTCCGCCGCCGACCTGCTCGCGTCGTCGGCCGACGTGGTTCTGATCGACACGACGTGGAACCTGGTCGGGCCGCCCGGGCGCGAGGCGTACGACGCTGGGCACCTTCCCGGCGCGCACTTCGTGGACCTGGAAACCGAACTGGCCGCGCCGCCGGGCAAGGGCGGACGTCATCCGTTGCCCGAGGCAACCATCGTCGAGGCTGCGCTGCGTCGTGCGGGCGCGTCCAACGATTCAGCCATCGTGGTGTACGACGCGGCCAACTCGATGGCGGCGGCGCGTGCGTGGTGGGTCTTCCGCTACTTCGGCGCGACGAATGTGCGGGTACTCGATGGGGGACTGGCCGATTGGAAGGCGGCGGGTGGTGCCGTCGTGACCGAGGTGCCGGCCGCCGGCTCTGGCTCGTTTGTCGCGCACGCTGGCGGGATGCCGGTGCTCGACGCAGACGCGGCCGCCGAGCGGGCGACCAACGGCGTACTGCTTGATGCCCGTGCCCCCGAGCGTTTCGCGGGTGAGGTCGAGCCGATCGATCCTGTGGCCGGCCACATTCCCGGCGCGGTCAACGCCCCGGCCACGGCGAACGTCGTACCCGAGGGCCTGTTCCTGGCGCCCGAGGAACTCCGCTCCCGCTTCAAGTCCCTCGGCGCCGACGGCTCAACCCCGGTAGGCGTCTACTGCGGCTCCGGCGTAACCGCCGCCCACGAAGCCCTCGCCCTCGAGATCGCCGGCGTCGAGTCCGACCTCTACGTAGGCTCCTGGTCCGAGTGGATCACCGATTCGTCTCGCCCAATCGCCACGGGCCGCTAG
- a CDS encoding thymidine kinase, whose translation MADLIYFTGTMDCGKSTLALQMDHNHKVRGRQGRIFTSHDRAGEAKLSSRLGLTAEAIEVRTDLDFWQYAVDELTHGGRIDYVVCDEAQFYEPEQIEQLARLVDELQIDVFCFGILTDFRARMFPGSARLVELADRLEVLQVEALCWCGQRATHNARTVHGEMVTEGEQLVVGDLENDDDPVGITAYEVLCRRHHRRRLTAARARATLSPEVLPFGGNA comes from the coding sequence GTGGCGGACCTCATCTACTTCACCGGGACCATGGACTGTGGCAAGTCCACCCTCGCGCTGCAGATGGATCACAACCACAAAGTGCGGGGCCGGCAGGGCCGGATCTTCACCAGCCACGACCGCGCGGGCGAGGCGAAGCTGTCGTCCCGGCTCGGGCTGACGGCCGAGGCGATAGAGGTCCGGACCGATCTCGACTTCTGGCAGTACGCCGTCGACGAGCTGACCCACGGCGGCCGAATCGACTATGTCGTGTGCGACGAGGCGCAGTTCTACGAGCCGGAGCAGATCGAGCAGTTGGCCCGGCTGGTGGACGAGCTGCAGATCGACGTCTTCTGCTTCGGCATCCTGACCGACTTCCGCGCCAGGATGTTCCCGGGTTCGGCGCGGCTGGTCGAACTGGCCGACCGGCTGGAGGTGCTCCAGGTCGAGGCGCTGTGCTGGTGCGGTCAACGCGCCACCCACAACGCCCGGACCGTGCACGGCGAGATGGTGACCGAGGGCGAGCAGCTCGTCGTCGGTGACCTCGAGAACGACGACGACCCGGTCGGCATCACGGCGTACGAGGTGTTGTGCCGCCGTCACCATCGCCGACGCCTGACCGCGGCAAGAGCCCGCGCCACGCTGTCCCCCGAGGTACTCCCGTTCGGAGGTAACGCATGA
- a CDS encoding S8 family peptidase, whose protein sequence is MFAPLRKPLAAIAAAALVTVTALAAPIPTASATGASGQQISAGLRAYFVITAPGATAAAGNAVKAGGGTVYAAYDAIGVIVAHSTAPDFATKVRAAQGVQKVGATRTSDIPAAAANPAIPAAPAQVPVSSPEVPRPDMTQIGADKAWAVNPGKPSITVAVLDTGVDDQHADLKANFDASRSASCAYGKADTRPGAWRPVQEHGTHVAGTIAAAKDGKGMVGVAPGVKVSSIRVAEPGTSLFFPENTVCAFMFAADKGVSVTNNSYYVDPWMFLCPDNQDQAAILEAVKRSTDYADRKGVVNVAAAGNEDTDLANKTSDSTSPNDSTPAARSITNDCLDLPAEIPGVVSVSAVGMLGTKAAFSNYGTGKIHVAAPGEGVYSTVPGGRYAANSGTSMAAPHVAGVAALVRSADPKLTPAQVRAKLASQANDLTCPASSGGECTGTPENNSYYGEGMVDAAEAVGAESVDPPTSGGGRLSITGPATQLGFTGLPVIPVQLKAISKVTYKAINLPTGLSLTPEGLISGVTSARPGEYAVLVSAKDASGRTGVKVIRWTVWGF, encoded by the coding sequence ATGTTTGCGCCGCTGCGCAAACCACTCGCGGCGATCGCTGCCGCCGCACTAGTCACCGTCACCGCCCTCGCGGCGCCGATCCCGACCGCGAGCGCCACTGGCGCCTCCGGCCAGCAGATCAGCGCCGGCCTCCGGGCGTACTTCGTGATCACCGCCCCCGGCGCGACCGCTGCCGCGGGCAACGCGGTCAAGGCGGGCGGCGGCACGGTCTACGCGGCGTACGACGCCATCGGGGTGATCGTCGCGCATTCCACCGCGCCGGACTTCGCCACCAAGGTGCGTGCCGCTCAAGGTGTGCAGAAGGTCGGCGCCACCCGTACGTCGGATATCCCGGCCGCCGCCGCGAACCCCGCCATCCCGGCCGCGCCGGCGCAGGTCCCGGTCAGCTCGCCCGAGGTGCCGCGCCCCGATATGACGCAGATCGGCGCGGACAAGGCCTGGGCGGTCAACCCGGGCAAGCCCTCGATCACCGTCGCCGTACTCGACACCGGTGTCGACGACCAGCACGCGGACCTGAAGGCCAACTTCGACGCTTCACGCTCGGCGTCCTGCGCTTATGGCAAGGCGGACACCCGGCCCGGCGCCTGGCGGCCGGTGCAGGAGCACGGCACGCACGTGGCGGGCACGATCGCCGCCGCCAAGGACGGCAAGGGCATGGTCGGCGTGGCGCCCGGGGTGAAGGTCTCCTCGATCCGGGTGGCGGAGCCCGGCACGTCGCTGTTCTTCCCGGAGAACACGGTCTGCGCGTTCATGTTCGCCGCGGACAAGGGTGTTTCCGTCACGAACAACAGCTATTACGTCGACCCGTGGATGTTCCTCTGCCCGGACAACCAGGACCAGGCCGCGATCCTCGAGGCGGTCAAGCGCTCGACCGACTACGCCGACCGCAAGGGCGTGGTGAACGTCGCCGCCGCGGGCAACGAGGACACCGACCTGGCGAACAAGACTTCCGACAGCACCAGCCCGAACGACTCGACTCCGGCGGCACGGTCCATCACGAACGACTGCCTCGATCTGCCGGCGGAGATCCCAGGCGTGGTCTCGGTCAGCGCGGTCGGCATGCTCGGCACCAAGGCCGCCTTCTCGAACTACGGCACGGGCAAGATCCACGTCGCCGCGCCGGGTGAAGGCGTCTACTCGACCGTTCCCGGCGGCCGGTACGCGGCCAACTCCGGTACGTCGATGGCCGCACCGCATGTCGCAGGCGTCGCCGCCCTCGTACGCAGCGCCGACCCCAAACTCACGCCCGCCCAAGTCCGGGCAAAACTCGCCAGCCAGGCCAACGACCTCACCTGCCCGGCGTCGTCGGGTGGCGAATGCACGGGTACGCCGGAGAACAACTCGTACTACGGCGAGGGCATGGTCGACGCCGCCGAGGCCGTCGGTGCGGAGAGCGTGGATCCGCCTACGTCGGGCGGTGGACGCCTGTCGATCACCGGGCCGGCAACGCAGCTCGGGTTCACGGGGTTGCCGGTGATCCCGGTGCAGCTGAAGGCGATCAGCAAGGTCACCTACAAAGCCATCAACCTACCTACCGGCCTCAGCCTCACCCCGGAAGGCCTCATCAGCGGAGTAACCAGCGCCCGTCCCGGCGAATACGCCGTCCTCGTCTCAGCCAAAGACGCCTCCGGCCGCACCGGCGTCAAAGTAATCCGCTGGACCGTCTGGGGCTTCTAA
- a CDS encoding alkaline phosphatase family protein yields MDTVRPEYGGASLADVLPSVAGALKVPGDTNTLDLPENPRYAVLLLDGLGWNLLHANADAAPYLASLLPTGRRLTAGVPSTTAVSLSSLGTGLPPGAHGIVGYSSIVPETGGLLNALSWDSPVDPRRWQPHPTVFERVAAAGVMTRNVSKARFEKSGLTAAAFRGSAHRGSDSIEDRLDATRFAIREGSSALVYVYDSQLDYIGHNFGSESLEWRTELLAADQFAQRVRSSLPRDAILLVVADHGMIDVSPEDRVDIDAEPDLTSGLTLVAGESRFRHLYCVPGAVDDVRATYQSRVGDRALVLTRDQAIAEGWFGPVEPRVAPRIGDIVVAALGPLSLVAGRRFPQEAALLGLHGSLTEAEMAIPLLIDPGY; encoded by the coding sequence ATGGACACGGTCAGACCCGAGTACGGCGGCGCCTCCCTCGCGGACGTGCTGCCGTCCGTCGCGGGCGCCCTCAAGGTCCCAGGCGATACCAACACCCTCGACCTCCCCGAGAACCCGCGGTACGCCGTACTGCTGCTCGACGGCCTCGGCTGGAACCTCCTGCACGCCAACGCGGACGCCGCGCCGTACCTCGCGTCGTTGCTGCCGACTGGTCGGCGTCTTACGGCGGGTGTGCCGTCGACGACTGCGGTCAGTCTCAGCAGTCTCGGTACGGGGCTGCCGCCGGGAGCGCACGGCATCGTTGGGTACAGCTCGATCGTTCCTGAGACGGGTGGGCTGCTGAACGCGTTGTCTTGGGATTCGCCGGTGGATCCGCGCCGGTGGCAGCCGCATCCGACCGTGTTCGAGCGGGTTGCGGCGGCTGGGGTGATGACTCGGAACGTTAGTAAGGCGCGGTTCGAGAAGTCCGGGTTGACCGCGGCGGCGTTCCGGGGGAGTGCGCATCGGGGGTCGGACAGCATTGAGGATCGGCTGGACGCGACTCGGTTTGCGATTCGTGAAGGGTCGTCGGCGCTGGTCTACGTGTACGACTCGCAACTGGACTACATCGGGCACAACTTCGGGTCGGAATCCCTCGAATGGCGGACCGAGTTGCTGGCGGCGGACCAGTTTGCCCAGCGTGTGCGCTCGTCTCTGCCGCGAGATGCCATTCTGCTGGTCGTCGCGGATCACGGCATGATCGACGTTTCGCCGGAAGACCGGGTCGATATCGACGCCGAGCCCGATCTCACCAGTGGTCTGACTTTGGTGGCCGGCGAGTCGCGATTCCGTCATCTCTACTGTGTCCCGGGCGCTGTGGACGATGTGCGGGCGACGTACCAATCCCGCGTCGGCGACCGAGCGCTGGTCCTCACTCGCGATCAAGCCATCGCCGAAGGCTGGTTCGGCCCAGTCGAGCCGCGCGTAGCACCCCGCATCGGCGACATCGTGGTAGCCGCCCTCGGCCCCCTCTCCCTCGTCGCCGGCCGCCGCTTCCCCCAAGAAGCGGCCCTCCTAGGCCTCCACGGCTCCCTAACCGAAGCCGAAATGGCCATCCCCCTCCTAATAGACCCGGGCTACTAA
- a CDS encoding DUF5998 family protein produces MRDLNAPVPELADASTELRAAIDRCGYYPDVVSDSLAVAVAGEPIRAFVLQHEPTFDRDEVRRHITILALTPTRLIVGHTDEHAADDLIRAPYASTSTEAIPLQRVNAVVVNRVVPNPAGYSSNGSDPAAATGEVVLTIGWGMVNRVDLEPAVCADPNCEADHGFTGSVAADDISLRISAAVDGADGIQQVLDFSTALSAATAAR; encoded by the coding sequence ATGCGTGACCTGAATGCGCCGGTCCCGGAGCTCGCAGACGCCTCAACCGAGTTGCGTGCCGCGATCGATCGGTGTGGCTACTACCCAGACGTCGTATCGGACTCACTCGCCGTGGCGGTTGCCGGTGAACCCATCCGGGCTTTCGTGCTGCAGCACGAGCCGACGTTCGACCGCGACGAGGTCCGGCGCCACATCACCATCCTGGCGCTGACCCCGACCCGGCTGATCGTGGGCCACACTGACGAGCACGCGGCCGACGACCTGATCCGCGCGCCGTATGCGTCCACCTCGACCGAGGCCATCCCCTTGCAGCGGGTGAACGCGGTCGTGGTCAACCGCGTCGTGCCGAACCCGGCCGGTTACTCGTCGAACGGCTCCGACCCGGCCGCCGCGACCGGTGAAGTGGTGCTGACGATCGGCTGGGGCATGGTGAATCGCGTCGACCTCGAGCCCGCCGTCTGCGCCGACCCGAACTGCGAAGCCGATCACGGTTTCACCGGCTCCGTCGCGGCCGACGACATCTCGCTGCGGATCAGCGCGGCCGTCGATGGCGCCGACGGCATCCAGCAGGTCCTCGACTTCTCCACCGCGCTCTCCGCGGCCACCGCTGCGCGCTGA
- a CDS encoding FtsX-like permease family protein, with product MRMWELAVRFVRRPGQGGRAANLAAFGATAVVSLLITFLIAGSLGLLDRSDRIGWRATRATDGAPVVGKIYEVKDVADGKSVLRLDLAVTDQSRNQGLVPPPGLPHTPKPGEVWVSPATAKLWKSELGKQLSQRYHVPKPTGVIGDAGLSSPDEQVVIRGVEARPDDTGMEVTSWSGDAMDQRIQVLIWLVGFGLALVIFPVLSLVGQAAGVAAKRREHRLAALRLAGATRTQVLRLSAVEQAILAVAGAAAGLIAYTALSPLIAHIPLGGGRWFVSDLTVSPWLVVLVMILVPVLSVLSAMIGLGRVSITPLGVTRGHTRKKVTPFRLVLLAAGPILLLMVGGNTAALLPIIIGIAMGAFAVRIGGPFVIDRFGRILARTANNPATLLAGRRLADDPKAAFRPVAALVLAGFVSGFLSVVMPFNLHGNGADNAFEVTVRAQSAQVADQLVEQRLKDAGLNGKAEAGQSYGKEQQVYVTFPKAEREQTRTALYDVSPGSVPMTDAERDLFDAGMLLDLKIGVLLLLGVVFVTGAASTAAGAVGTALDQAGPAKALRRSGVPLKVIERSARLAAVLPVIVVGLPTIAMGAFCGLLANAGTLPLGEGSAGALLLAGQVIVGLVLVSAAGAAGAPVLRKASAN from the coding sequence ATGAGAATGTGGGAACTCGCCGTCCGGTTCGTCCGGCGGCCAGGCCAAGGTGGTCGTGCCGCGAACCTGGCCGCCTTCGGCGCGACCGCGGTCGTCAGCCTGCTCATCACGTTCCTGATCGCGGGTTCGCTCGGCCTGCTCGACCGCTCCGACCGGATCGGCTGGCGCGCAACGCGTGCGACCGACGGTGCTCCGGTGGTCGGCAAGATCTACGAGGTCAAGGATGTTGCCGACGGCAAGTCCGTGCTCCGGCTCGACCTGGCGGTCACCGACCAGAGCCGCAACCAGGGGCTGGTCCCGCCGCCGGGCCTGCCGCACACGCCGAAACCTGGTGAGGTCTGGGTCTCCCCGGCCACGGCCAAACTCTGGAAGAGCGAGCTGGGAAAGCAGCTCAGCCAGCGGTACCACGTGCCCAAGCCCACCGGCGTCATCGGTGATGCGGGCCTTTCCTCCCCGGACGAACAGGTGGTCATCCGGGGCGTCGAGGCCAGGCCGGACGACACTGGCATGGAGGTCACCAGCTGGAGCGGCGATGCCATGGACCAACGGATCCAGGTGCTGATCTGGCTCGTTGGTTTCGGTTTGGCCCTGGTGATCTTCCCGGTCCTGAGCCTCGTCGGTCAGGCCGCGGGCGTCGCCGCCAAACGACGCGAACACCGACTGGCCGCACTCCGCCTGGCCGGCGCCACTCGCACGCAGGTCCTCCGCCTCAGCGCGGTGGAACAGGCCATCCTCGCGGTGGCGGGCGCTGCCGCCGGGTTGATCGCCTACACCGCGCTTTCGCCGTTGATCGCGCATATCCCGCTCGGCGGCGGCAGGTGGTTCGTGAGCGATCTGACCGTGTCGCCCTGGCTCGTCGTACTCGTGATGATCCTGGTGCCGGTTTTGTCGGTGCTGAGCGCGATGATCGGTCTGGGCCGGGTGAGCATCACGCCGCTCGGTGTCACGCGTGGTCATACCCGCAAGAAGGTCACGCCGTTCCGGCTGGTGCTGCTCGCGGCCGGGCCGATTCTGCTGCTGATGGTCGGCGGCAACACGGCGGCGTTGTTGCCGATCATCATCGGGATCGCGATGGGCGCGTTCGCCGTACGGATCGGCGGGCCGTTCGTGATCGACCGCTTCGGCCGGATCTTGGCTCGTACGGCGAACAACCCGGCGACGCTGCTCGCCGGGCGACGGCTGGCGGATGACCCGAAGGCGGCGTTCCGGCCGGTGGCGGCGCTCGTACTGGCCGGATTCGTGTCGGGCTTCCTCTCGGTGGTGATGCCGTTCAACCTTCACGGCAATGGCGCGGACAACGCGTTCGAGGTCACCGTGCGGGCGCAGTCGGCCCAGGTGGCGGACCAACTGGTGGAGCAGCGGCTCAAGGACGCCGGGTTGAACGGTAAAGCCGAGGCCGGCCAGTCGTACGGCAAGGAGCAGCAGGTCTACGTCACCTTCCCGAAGGCCGAGCGTGAGCAGACTCGCACGGCGCTGTACGACGTATCGCCGGGGAGTGTGCCGATGACTGACGCGGAGCGCGACCTGTTCGACGCGGGGATGTTGCTCGACCTCAAGATCGGCGTACTGCTCCTGCTCGGCGTGGTCTTCGTCACCGGTGCGGCGTCCACCGCCGCAGGCGCGGTCGGCACGGCGTTGGACCAGGCGGGGCCGGCGAAGGCGTTGCGACGGTCCGGCGTACCGCTGAAGGTGATCGAGCGTTCCGCCCGCCTGGCCGCCGTACTGCCGGTCATCGTGGTCGGATTGCCGACCATCGCGATGGGCGCTTTCTGTGGCCTCCTGGCCAACGCGGGCACGCTGCCGCTCGGCGAAGGCAGTGCTGGCGCGCTGCTGCTGGCCGGTCAGGTAATCGTCGGTCTGGTGCTCGTTTCGGCCGCGGGAGCCGCCGGCGCGCCCGTGCTCCGGAAGGCCAGCGCGAACTGA
- a CDS encoding ABC transporter ATP-binding protein yields MSFQNPQAVQTQPPYVPTEAVLGGRGLVKYYGEVVGLAGVDVEVRAGEALAVMGPSGNGKTTLLHVLAGILTPDSGEVWLAGQRVDNLGDAARTKLRRQQLGFVFQDNQLLAELPAEENVALPLMVDGVPRRQAIARARTVLAQVGLAAESKRRPGELSGGQAQRVAIARALVGEPQVVFADEPTGALDAATGAHVIDLLIGAATHRGAAVVVVTHDDQVAARCHRTVRIVDGRVSQR; encoded by the coding sequence ATGAGCTTCCAGAATCCCCAGGCGGTCCAGACCCAGCCCCCATACGTCCCAACGGAGGCCGTGCTCGGCGGCCGAGGCTTGGTGAAGTACTACGGCGAGGTGGTCGGCCTCGCCGGGGTCGACGTCGAGGTCCGGGCCGGCGAAGCGCTCGCCGTGATGGGCCCGAGCGGTAACGGCAAGACGACGCTTTTGCACGTACTCGCGGGCATTCTCACGCCTGACAGCGGTGAGGTCTGGCTCGCCGGGCAGCGGGTCGACAACCTCGGCGACGCCGCGCGGACCAAGCTTCGGCGGCAGCAGCTCGGGTTCGTCTTCCAGGACAACCAACTGCTGGCCGAGCTGCCCGCCGAGGAGAACGTCGCGCTGCCGTTGATGGTCGACGGCGTACCGCGTCGCCAGGCGATCGCCCGCGCCCGTACGGTGCTCGCGCAGGTAGGCCTCGCCGCCGAGTCGAAACGTCGTCCCGGTGAGCTTTCCGGCGGTCAGGCCCAGCGGGTCGCGATCGCCCGTGCGCTGGTCGGCGAGCCGCAGGTGGTCTTCGCCGACGAGCCGACGGGCGCGCTCGACGCGGCGACCGGCGCGCACGTCATCGACCTGCTGATCGGCGCCGCCACACATCGCGGCGCGGCGGTCGTGGTCGTCACGCACGACGACCAGGTCGCGGCCCGCTGCCACCGGACCGTCCGCATCGTCGACGGCCGGGTGAGCCAGCGATGA
- a CDS encoding P1 family peptidase, producing the protein MQNAITDVPGVLIGQYERTDEPYLTGTTVIYLPGTAVAGVDVRGGAPGTRETDLLDPVNSNPGVNAIVLTGGSAYGLDAASGVMAWLEERGEGVRVGPDPSEVVPIVPAAVLFDLGRGGSFRARPDADWGRRAISAAAAGPVAEGNVGAGAGARAGRLKGGVGTASVRLANGFTVGALVVVNAVGSAVDETGRMLGERAGIDGEFAGLATPVEGPPEAPPGPLPGMNTVIAVIATDAPLDKVGATRLAMVGHDGLARSVDPIHTLLDGDTVFGLSTAPPEVAKWSVSNLADLVSLETVFAAGARTLARAVVRGMLAAEAVTTPAVTLQSYRSAYPSAVRDHPAG; encoded by the coding sequence ATGCAGAATGCGATCACCGATGTGCCGGGTGTCCTGATCGGGCAGTACGAGCGCACGGACGAGCCCTATTTGACCGGTACGACCGTGATCTACCTGCCCGGTACGGCGGTTGCCGGGGTGGACGTTCGCGGCGGCGCGCCGGGCACGCGCGAGACGGACCTGCTCGATCCGGTCAACTCGAATCCCGGCGTGAACGCGATCGTCCTGACCGGCGGCAGCGCGTACGGCCTGGACGCCGCCTCGGGCGTGATGGCCTGGCTGGAGGAACGCGGCGAAGGAGTCCGGGTCGGGCCGGATCCGAGCGAGGTGGTGCCGATCGTGCCGGCGGCGGTGCTGTTCGATCTGGGCCGGGGTGGTTCGTTCCGGGCGCGTCCCGATGCCGATTGGGGGCGGCGCGCGATCTCGGCCGCCGCGGCCGGACCGGTTGCCGAGGGCAACGTTGGTGCCGGGGCGGGGGCGCGGGCCGGGCGGTTGAAGGGCGGCGTCGGTACGGCGAGCGTGCGGCTGGCGAACGGATTTACCGTTGGAGCGCTGGTGGTGGTCAACGCCGTCGGGTCGGCGGTGGACGAGACCGGGCGAATGCTGGGGGAGCGGGCCGGGATCGACGGTGAGTTCGCGGGCCTGGCGACGCCGGTGGAAGGTCCGCCGGAGGCACCGCCTGGGCCGTTGCCGGGGATGAACACGGTCATCGCGGTCATCGCGACGGACGCGCCGCTGGACAAGGTGGGGGCGACCCGGCTCGCGATGGTCGGGCATGACGGGTTGGCGCGGTCGGTTGATCCGATCCACACCCTGCTGGACGGCGACACGGTGTTCGGCCTGTCGACAGCGCCACCAGAGGTCGCGAAGTGGTCGGTGTCGAACCTCGCCGACCTGGTATCACTGGAGACGGTTTTCGCCGCGGGCGCGAGGACGCTGGCCCGGGCCGTCGTACGAGGGATGCTGGCCGCTGAGGCCGTCACCACGCCTGCCGTCACGTTGCAGAGTTATCGCTCCGCCTACCCGTCGGCGGTGAGGGATCACCCCGCGGGATGA